One Gossypium hirsutum isolate 1008001.06 chromosome A11, Gossypium_hirsutum_v2.1, whole genome shotgun sequence genomic window carries:
- the LOC121209363 gene encoding importin subunit alpha isoform X3, producing MEIRKNIHEERFRKELENLIARFMKLFSNKCKPPIEEVIQAGVVPRFVDLLSSPSDYVREQAVLALGNIAAVSLTCRDLVLGYGALLPLLALLNEPVSRSMLRNATWTLSRFCKPPFDQVKLVLPTLGRLIHSKDEVVLAKACWALSYLFDGTNDKIQAVIESGVLGRLVELLMHPSPSVITPTLYTVKHIVTGDDVQIQAIIEANIIAPLLHLLQNAEFDIKKQAGKAISKATSGGTHDQIRFLVSQGCIKPLCDVLYYFDREFVTVCLQGLENILKVGKADKKMGITGGMNLNAQMIDAAEGREWIENLKYDCNIKISGKAMEVLETYW from the exons ATGGAGATTAGGAAGAACATTCACGAAGAGCGTTTCCGAAAAGAG CTGGAAAATTTGATTGCCAGGTTCATGAAGTTGTTTTCAAATA AATGTAAACCACCTATTGAGGAAGTGATTCAAGCTGGAGTAGTTCCTCGCTTTGTTGACTTACTTAGTTCCCCAAGTGATTATGTCCGTGAGCAG GCTGTCCTGGCATTGGGAAATATTGCTGCTGTTTCTCTTACATGCCGTGATCTTGTCCTTGGCTATGGTGCTTTGCTTCCATTGTTGGCTCTGTTGAATGAACCTGTTTCACGTTCTATGCTGAGAAATGCTACATGGACACTGTCAAGGTTTTGTAAGCCCCCCTTTGATCAG GTTAAGCTTGTACTCCCTACATTAGGCCGTCTTattcattcaaaagatgaagTCGTCTTAGCTAAAGCGTGTTGGGCACTCTCATATCTTTTTGATGGcacaaatgacaaaatccaaGCAGTTATTGAATCAGGTGTACTTGGGCGTCTGGTGGAACTTTTAAT GCACCCTTCTCCTTCGGTGATAACTCCTACTCTTTATACAGTTAAACATATTGTTACTGGAGATGATGTGCAAATTCAG GCTATAATTGAAGCTAATATTATTGCTCCTCTACTTCATTTGCTTCAAAATGCTGAATTTGATATTAAGAAACAAGCTGGAAAAGCCATCTCAAAGGCTACATCTGGTGGGACTCATGATCAGATCAG ATTCCTTGTAAGTCAAGGTTGCATCAAGCCATTATGTGATGTTCTCTACTACTTCGATCGAGAGTTTGTTACAGTTTGCTTACAAGGGCTTGAAAACATTCTCAAGGTAGGAAAAGCTGATAAGAAGATGGGCATTACTGGAGGAATGAATCTCAATGCACAAATGATCGATGCTGCAGAAGGTCGAGAGTGGATCGAGAATTTAAAGTATGATTGCAACATCAAGATTTCTGGAAAGGCTATGGAAGTTCTTGAGACATATTGGTAA